Proteins co-encoded in one Populus trichocarpa isolate Nisqually-1 chromosome 10, P.trichocarpa_v4.1, whole genome shotgun sequence genomic window:
- the LOC18102507 gene encoding uncharacterized protein LOC18102507: MQPSNSTGSNSNSTDNPENLKSSKSPSTEFNATATENSHNHVEKRSANVDDELVLDVTGKSLEFDLLEKSDDSVEGLYLYKNAFSLVPKSVGGLKKLRTVKFFGNEVNLFPAEFGNLVGLECLQVKVSSPGLNGLNFSKFKGLKELELSKVPPRPSVLTILSEISGIKCLTKLSVCHFSIRYLPPEIGCLSNLEYLDLSFNKIKSLPNEITYLNALISLTVSNNKLVELPSSLSSLQRLESLDLLNNRLTSLGSLELTSMHSLQYLNLQNNRLLSCCQIPSWICCKLEGNGKDLSNDDFISSSVEMDVYEASFQDDGNNFSCNGSNHAASSIVTVPSSNSRCFATRRSSKRWKRRHYLQQKARQERLNNSRKWKGEGHAEALDLKESESFKLNNLDVRNFEICEEGISDIAGLDDDDDGEKVELSGEAEVENLLISVEADKISSKKGVESCSCDLGSINKNEEEVCCVQDESLGPLQGEAGSQDENPSSEKSKITYKSKRHYDMDLDNPKPCKCRRPTEDSSRLSRKYSNLSFCSIEDRLPDGFYDAGRDRPFMPLRNFEQILSLDSREVILLDREKDEQLDAIALSAQALVYRLKRLNGSTKERNKVAVDNLQIASLLALFVSDHFGGSDRSGAVERTRKAVSGSNYRKPFVCTCSTGNNESISSAGKQTLETVDDIFFSDLCERSLRSIKARRGSIVIPLGSLQFGVCRHRALLMKYLCDRMDPPLPCELVRGYLDFTPHAWNVILSRRGDSLVRMVVDACRPHDIKEETDLEYFSRYVPLSRAEVPLSTKSITSPGCSFPSLSTSDEIGKVGSSTLIRCKFESVEAAAKVRTLEVCEASADEIRNFEYSCLGEVRVLGVLQHSCIVEMYGHQLSSKWIPSEDGNPERRILQSVILMEYVNGGSLKNYVEELSKTGEKHVPVEMALCIARDVACALAEIHSKDIIHRDIKSENILIDLDNKRADGMPLVKLCDFDRAVPLRSLLHTCCIAHRGIAPPDVCVGTPRWMAPEVLRAMDKRSTYGLEVDIWSYGCLLLELLTLQVPYSGLPDLHIHELLQSGKRPPLTDELEALGSIDEHLVTQSGSDLEGPEVESETLRFLVDLFCQCTKENPADRPTASDIYKLLLARTSIN; this comes from the exons ATGCAGCCTTCCAATTCCACCGGATCCAATTCGAATTCCACCGATAACCCCGAAAACCTTAAATCCTCAAAATCACCCTCCACTGAATTCAATGCCACCGCAACAGAAAACAGTCACAATCATGTCGAAAAAAGAAGTGCTAACGTGGATGATGAGTTGGTTCTTGATGTTACAGGCAAAAGCTTGGAATTTGATTTACTAGAAAAATCTGATGATTCAGTTGAGGGTTTGTATTTGTATAAGAATGCCTTTAGTTTGGTGCCCAAGTCGGTGGGcgggttaaaaaaattgaggacgGTCAAGTTTTTTGGGAATGAAGTGAATTTGTTTCCGGCGGAGTTTGGGAATTTGGTGGGATTGGAGTGCTTGCAAGTCAAAGTATCATCGCCGGGGTTGAATGGCTTGAATTTTAGTAAATTCAAAGGGTTGAAAGAGCTTGAGCTCTCGAAAGTGCCGCCAAGACCTTCGGTTTTGACGATTTTGAGTGAGATTTCTGGGATTAAGTGCTTGACAAAGCTCTCTGTGTGTCACTTCTCTATAAG ATATCTTCCTCCCGAAATTGGCTGCTTAAGTAACTTGGAGTACTTGGATCTTTCATTCAACAAGATAAAGAGTCTGCCAAATGAAATAACTTATTTAAATGCCTTGATATCATTAACAGTATCTAATAATAAGTTAGTTGAACTACCCTCAAGTTTGTCCTCATTGCAAAGATTGGAGAGTTTGGACCTGTTAAATAACAGGCTGACGTCACTGGGATCTCTTGAACTTACTTCAATGCATAGCCTCCAGTATTTAAATCTTCAG AACAATAGGCTACTCAGCTGTTGTCAAATACCTTCATGGATATGCTGCAAATTGGAAGGAAATGGAAAGGACTTATCAAATGATGATTTCATTAGCTCTTCAGTTGAAATGGACGTGTACGAAGCCTCCTTTCAGGACGATGgcaataatttttcttgtaatg GTTCCAATCATGCTGCATCAAGCATAGTGACTGTGCCTTCATCAAACAGCAGATGCTTTGCAACTCGGAGGTCCAGTAAGCGGTGGAAACGGCGACATTATTTGCAACAAAAAGCTCGTCAAGAACGATTAAACAACAGCAGGAAGTGGAAAGGTGAGGGCCATGCTGAAGCTTTGGATCTGAAGGAAAGTGAAAGTTTCAAATTGAACAATCTTGATGTCCGTAACTTCGAGATTTGTGAAGAGGGTATATCAGACATCGCAGGtctggatgatgatgatgatggcgaAAAAGTTGAACTTTCTGGAGAAGCTGAAGTCGAAAATCTTCTTATCAGTGTTGAAGCTGATAAAATCAGCTCAAAAAAGGGTGTGGAAAGCTGCTCATGCGACCTTGggtctataaataaaaatgaggaaGAAGTATGTTGTGTGCAAGATGAATCTCTAGGCCCTTTACAGGGTGAAGCTGGTAGTCAGGATGAAAATCCATcttcagaaaaatccaaaatcaccTACAAGTCAAAAAGGCATTATGATATGGATCTTGATAATCCAAAACCATGTAAATGTCGGAGACCAACAGAAGATAGCTCAAGATTGTCTCGCAAATATAGCAACCTTTCTTTTTGCAGCATTGAGGACCGACTACCAGATGGCTTTTATGATGCAGGACGTGACCGACCTTTCATGCCACTGAGGAATTTTGAGCAAATCTTGTCTCTTGACTCACGCGAGGTCATTCTTTTGGACAG GGAGAAGGATGAACAGTTGGATGCAATAGCTCTCTCTGCTCAAGCATTGGTGTACCGTTTGAAGAGATTAAATGGTTCTACCAAGGAGAGGAATAAGGTTGCTGTTGATAACTTGCAGATTGCATCATTGCTTGCACTTTTTGTTTCTGATCATTTTGGGGGCAGTGATAGAAGTGGTGCTGTTGAAAGGACAAGAAAAGCAGTGTCTGGTTCAAACTACAGGAAGCCTTTTGTTTGCACATGCTCAACTGGAAATAATGAAAGTATCAGCTCTGCTGGTAAACAGACTTTGGAAACTGTAGACGATATTTTTTTCTCCGATCTCTGTGAGAGATCTTTGCGATCTATTAAAGCAAGACGAGGTTCCATTGTGATTCCTTTAGGGAGCTTGCAGTTTGGTGTTTGTAGACACAGAGCGTTGCTAATGAAG TATCTATGTGACCGAATGGATCCTCCATTACCTTGTGAACTTGTCCGGGGTTACTTGGACTTCACGCCACATGCGTGGAATGTCATTCTCAGCAGGAGGGGTGATTCACTGGTCCGGATGGTGGTGGATGCATGCCGTCCACATGATATTAAAGAAGAAACAGATCTGGAATACTTTTCCAG GTATGTTCCACTCAGTCGGGCTGAAGTTCCCCTTTCAACCAAGAGCATTACCAGTCCTGGTTGTTCATTTCCTTCTTTGTCAACATCTGATGAGATAGGAAAGGTGGGTTCCAGTACTCTTATTCGGTGCAAATTTGAATCTGTTGAAGCTGCAGCAAAG GTGCGTACTTTAGAGGTGTGTGAGGCTTCAGCAGATGAAATTAGGAATTTTGAATATAGTTGTCTCGGAGAAGTAAGAGTTTTAGGTGTGCTACAACACTCTTGCATAGTTGAAATGTATGGACACCAGCTATCTTCAAAATGGATTCCATCGGAAGATGGAAATCCAGAACGCCGCATATTACAGTCTGTTATTCTTATGGAGTATGTTAACGGGGGATCTTTAAAG AATTATGTAGAGGAGTTATCAAAAACTGGCGAGAAGCATGTACCAGTGGAGATGGCATTGTGTATAGCACGAGATGTTGCATGTGCATTGGCAGAGATTCACTCCAAAGATATAATTCATCGTGACATAAAAagtgaaaatattttgattgatttggatAATAAGAGAGCTGATGGCATGCCTTTAGTGAAGCTCTGTGATTTTGACAGAGCTGTGCCACTCAGGTCTCTCTTGCATACGTGTTGTATTGCTCATAGAGGTATTGCACCTCCTGATGTTTGTGTTGGAACACCACGATGGATGGCTCCAGAGGTTTTGCGGGCAATGGATAAACGCAGCACATATGGTCTG GAAGTGGATATTTGGTCATATGGATGCCTGCTTCTGGAATTGTTGACTTTACAGGTCCCATATTCCGGCTTACCTGACCTACACATACACGAGCTTCTACAG TCAGGTAAACGACCACCACTAACTGATGAGCTAGAGGCATTGGGATCCATTGACGAGCATTTGGTGACTCAGTCTGGCTCAGATCTGGAGGGACCTGAGGTTGAGTCAGAAACTCTGAGATTCCTTGTTGATTTATTCTGTCAATGCACCAAGGAAAATCCAGCTGACCGTCCCACAGCTTCAGACATTTACAAATTGTTGCTTGCACGCACAAGCATTAACTAG
- the LOC7498054 gene encoding meiotic recombination protein DMC1 homolog gives MMAALKAEEQNHLQLMEREEMDGEDDLFEAIEKLINQGINAGDVKKLQDAGIYTCNGLMMFTKKHLTGIKGLSEAKVDKICEAAEKIVNYGYITGSDALLKRKSVIRITTGSQALDELLGGGIETSAITEAFGEFRSGKTQLAHTLCVSTQLPTQMHGGNGKVAYIDTEGTFRPDRIVPIAERFGMDPGAVLDNIIYARAYTYEHQYNLLLGLAAKMSEEPYRLLIVDSVIALFRVDFTGRGELAERQQKLAQMLSRLIKIAEEFNVAVYMTNQVIADPGGGMFISDPKKPAGGHVLAHAATIRLMFRKGKGEQRVCKVFDAPNLPEAEAVFQITSGGIADAKD, from the exons ATGATGGCCGCACTCAA AGCTGAAGAGCAAAACCATCTACAGCTTATGGAGCGAGAAGAAATGGATGGCGAAGACGACTTGTTCGAAGCAATCGAAAAGT TGATCAATCAAGGCATCAATGCTGGAGATGTCAAGAAGCTTCAAGATGCAGGTATTTACACCTGCAATGGCTTGATGATGTTCACGAAGAAG CACTTGACTGGAATCAAAGGATTGTCCGAGGCTAAAGTTGATAAGATTTGTGAAGCTGCTGAAAAGATAGTA aatTATGGTTATATAACCGGAAGTGATGCTCTGCTCAAA AGGAAATCTGTGATTCGCATCACAACTGGAAGTCAAGCCCTGGATGAACTCTTAGGGG GTGGGATTGAAACTTCGGCTATCACAGAAGCTTTTGGGGAATTCCG atccgGGAAGACACAGCTCGCTCATACTCTTTGCGTCTCTACACAG CTTCCTACACAAATGCATGGTGGAAATGGAAAGGTTGCTTACATTGATACTGAAGGAACTTT CCGACCTGATAGAATTGTCCCTATAGCTGAAAGATTTGGAATGGACCCAGGAGCTGTCCTTGACAAT ATCATTTATGCCCGTGCATATACTTATGAGCATCAATACAACTTGCTTCTTGGTCTGGCTGCAAAAATGTCTGAAGAGCCGTACAGACTTCTG ATTGTTGATTCTGTTATCGCTCTCTTTCGGGTGGATTTTACTGGAAGGGGAGAGCTTGCAGAGCGTCAG CAAAAATTGGCACAGATGCTGTCTCGGTTGATAAAGATAGCTGAGGAATTTAACGTTGCAGTCTACATGACCAACCAAG TCATAGCTGACCCAGGTGGAGGAATGTTCATATCAGATCCGAAAAAACCAGCAGGAGGGCATGTGCTTGCCCATGCAGCCACTATCAGGTTGATGTTCAGGAAAGGCAAAGGTGAACAGCGGGTATGCAAGGTGTTCGATGCCCCAAATTTGCCTGAGGCTGAAGCA GTATTTCAGATAACATCAGGAGGCATTGCAGATGCAAAGGACTAG
- the LOC7474172 gene encoding stem-specific protein TSJT1 has product MLAVFDKTVAKCPDALQSPHSAPAASVLKDGFLANHLASLHPGSVTVNLGTSGLIAYSLDKQNPLLPRLFAVVDDIFCLFQGHIENVAVLKQQYGLNKTANEVIIVIEAYRTLRDRGPYPADQVVKGILGKFAFILYDSTSKATFVAVDADGSVPFFWGTDSEGNLVLSDDVQIVQKGCGKSFAPFPKGCFFTTSRGLRSFEHPMNELKPVPRVDSSGQVCGSTFKVDAETKKESAGMPRVDSSYNWSSNY; this is encoded by the exons ATGTTGGCAGTTTTTGACAAAACAGTTGCAAAATGTCCCGATGCTTTACAGAGTCCACACTCTGCCCCTGCAGCTTCTGTATTGAAAGATGGCTTCTTGGCTAACCACTTGGCCTCCCTTCACCCTGGCTCCGTCACTGTCAATCTTGGCACTTCTGGTCTCATTGCTTACTCTCTTGATAAGCAAAACCCTCTTCTTCCAag GTTATTTGCGGTTGTGGATGACATTTTCTGCCTGTTCCAAGGCCACATTGAGAATGTTGCTGTTCTCAAGCAGCAATATGGTTTAAATAAAACTGCAAATGAGGTGATCATTGTCATTGAAGCTTACAGAACTCTCAGAGATCGAGGCCCTTATCCTGCTGATCAGGTTGTGAAAGGCATCCTCGGGAAATTTGCGTTTATTTTATATGACAGCACTTCAAAAGCCACATTTGTCGCTGTT GATGCTGATGGAAGTGTACCCTTTTTTTGGGGAACTGATTCTGAAGGCAATCTCGTTCTTTCAGATGATGTTCAGATTGTTCAGAAAGGCTGTGGGAAATCTTTTGCACCATTCCCTAAAG GATGCTTCTTTACAACTTCTCGAGGTTTGAGGAGCTTTGAGCACCCCATGAATGAGTTGAAGCCAGTGCCAAGAGTGGACAGTTCAGGTCAGGTCTGCGGGTCAACTTTTAAGGTGGATGCGGAGACGAAGAAGGAATCAGCTGGCATGCCAAGAGTTGATAGTTCTTACAACTGGTCTTCAAACTATTAA